In one window of Bradyrhizobium sp. AZCC 1721 DNA:
- a CDS encoding FRG domain-containing protein: MANLLGNISIRNAEIAKDPHGQEVLHVRDPHALIQAAGYLKFTRGKKNEAIYFRGQSETYSTLTPSLFRGIGPNQSAQSKRVMEQNRFIAEIVGKADIFSRFPQFAHEPLLQHYGLSTTWIDLVDNIWVALWFASHEAHVSGKQSQYLHFEKRMPATDHEFAYILLVAADSSQAGPPGLFKGTETELVDLRVACPSIFLRPHAQHGVLFRRRGKGNLRPTDYSDQIRGVIRMRLSDALSWLGEAKTLGIHTLFPPPYYDQGYKILLDGRFENSRKVGSILIVGA, encoded by the coding sequence ATGGCGAACTTATTGGGAAACATCTCAATCAGAAATGCAGAGATTGCAAAAGATCCTCACGGGCAAGAAGTACTGCACGTTCGAGATCCCCATGCATTGATACAAGCTGCTGGATACCTAAAGTTCACGAGAGGCAAGAAGAACGAAGCTATCTATTTTCGCGGTCAATCGGAAACGTATTCAACTCTAACTCCCTCATTGTTTCGCGGTATCGGTCCCAATCAATCGGCTCAATCAAAACGAGTTATGGAACAAAATCGCTTCATAGCGGAGATTGTCGGCAAAGCAGACATTTTTTCAAGATTCCCTCAGTTTGCTCATGAGCCGCTACTACAGCACTACGGGCTTTCGACTACATGGATCGACTTGGTTGACAACATTTGGGTTGCGCTTTGGTTTGCTTCTCATGAGGCCCACGTATCCGGCAAGCAGTCGCAGTACTTACATTTTGAAAAGCGGATGCCGGCAACCGACCATGAATTTGCGTACATCCTGCTTGTCGCGGCCGACTCGTCCCAAGCTGGCCCTCCAGGGTTGTTTAAAGGTACAGAGACTGAGCTCGTTGATCTTCGCGTTGCCTGTCCGTCGATCTTTTTAAGACCTCACGCGCAGCATGGGGTCTTGTTTCGAAGAAGAGGCAAGGGAAATCTTCGACCAACAGATTATTCAGATCAAATACGAGGGGTAATTCGAATGAGGCTATCTGACGCTCTTTCATGGTTGGGCGAAGCGAAGACTCTGGGCATACATACTCTGTTCCCTCCCCCCTATTATGATCAAGGCTATAAGATTCTTCTCGATGGAAGATTTGAGAACAGCCGCAAAGTTGGATCGATACTTATCGTTGGCGCCTAA
- a CDS encoding FAD-dependent oxidoreductase, which translates to MPKKTITEPARQIPLYGEYDVAVLGGGPAGIAAAVAAARAGRRTLLIERYGFLGGMGTAAGVTNFCGLHANVHGEMRRVVQGIASDLLARIDRLDGLNAPHLILGKIFAQAYDTAAYKIAADDLLAAHKVSILFHALGAGVVMDDEKRIHALMVETKAGRQAVRAGIFIDCSGDGDLAAWAGAPFEVGDNAGSMLYPSMMLRLNGIDPERAGEAWRTIPALMEKAEAAGTHRFPRKSAIVRPQRSAIEWRVNFTQLAREDGSAVSGIDPDQMTRGEIEGRRQAVQAFEFLRTVPGFEKSYIVDLPPQLGIRETRRVVGGYMLSGEDVLGCASFKDSVGVNGWPMEQHVAGDVVFKFPPIPESRGFNELPYRMLVPEGIDNLLMAGRCASMTHEGQSAARVSGACFAMGEAAGLAAVLALSGNTIPRDIAVEKLQQTLKQHGAFIGRNQAVPEGL; encoded by the coding sequence TTGCCCAAGAAAACCATCACGGAACCCGCACGCCAGATTCCGCTCTATGGCGAATATGATGTTGCCGTCCTCGGTGGCGGGCCCGCCGGCATCGCGGCCGCTGTGGCCGCTGCGCGCGCAGGCCGCCGCACGCTTCTGATCGAACGCTACGGCTTTCTCGGCGGCATGGGCACCGCCGCCGGCGTGACCAATTTTTGCGGACTGCATGCCAACGTGCATGGCGAGATGCGCCGGGTGGTGCAGGGGATTGCGTCCGATCTGCTGGCGCGGATCGACCGGCTCGATGGGCTCAATGCGCCGCATCTTATCCTCGGCAAGATTTTCGCGCAGGCCTATGACACCGCTGCCTACAAGATCGCGGCCGACGATCTATTGGCCGCGCACAAGGTCAGTATCCTCTTTCACGCACTTGGCGCCGGTGTGGTGATGGATGATGAGAAGCGCATCCACGCGCTGATGGTGGAAACCAAGGCGGGGCGTCAGGCGGTACGCGCCGGCATATTCATCGATTGCTCAGGTGACGGCGATCTCGCGGCCTGGGCGGGCGCACCCTTCGAAGTCGGCGACAATGCCGGCAGCATGCTTTACCCATCGATGATGCTGCGCCTCAACGGCATCGATCCCGAAAGGGCGGGCGAGGCGTGGCGGACGATTCCGGCGCTGATGGAAAAGGCCGAAGCCGCGGGCACGCATCGTTTTCCGCGCAAGTCCGCGATCGTCCGGCCGCAGCGTTCGGCGATCGAATGGCGGGTCAATTTCACCCAGCTTGCGCGCGAGGATGGCAGCGCAGTCAGCGGCATCGATCCTGATCAGATGACACGCGGCGAGATAGAAGGCCGCCGTCAGGCCGTGCAGGCGTTCGAATTCCTGCGCACCGTGCCCGGCTTCGAAAAATCCTACATCGTCGACCTGCCGCCGCAGCTCGGCATCCGCGAGACGCGCCGGGTGGTCGGCGGCTATATGCTGTCGGGCGAGGATGTGCTCGGCTGCGCCTCGTTCAAGGATTCCGTCGGCGTCAATGGCTGGCCGATGGAGCAGCATGTCGCCGGCGACGTCGTCTTCAAGTTTCCGCCGATCCCGGAATCGCGCGGCTTCAACGAATTGCCGTATCGCATGCTGGTGCCTGAAGGCATCGACAATCTGCTGATGGCCGGGCGCTGCGCCTCGATGACCCATGAGGGCCAATCGGCGGCACGCGTCTCCGGCGCCTGCTTTGCGATGGGGGAGGCGGCCGGTCTCGCAGCGGTATTGGCGCTGTCCGGAAATACGATTCCGCGCGACATTGCCGTTGAAAAGTTGCAACAAACGTTGAAACAACACGGTGCGTTCATCGGACGGAATCAGGCGGTGCCCGAGGGATTATGA
- a CDS encoding ABC transporter substrate-binding protein, with protein MMKFARLALAGLLAMAAGGMARADDALKAKVGVLRLSSSAPVFIAQDKGYFREAGLDIELKFFDAAQPIAVATTSGDVDFGITAFTAGLYNLAGKGTLKVIGGMSREKAGYPLIGYFASNNAYAAGLKTPKDLAGKRIAVTQVGSSFHYSLGLLADKYGFKLADVKVMPLQSLSNAAAALKGETVDAALLPISTARALVDSGGAKFLGWVGDETPWQLGAVFASPKTLANKALVTKLLGALVRADREYHDVILASVKDGKAEINDKTKPLLEIIAKYTNLPVEQVVGNCAYVDPDGKLDVKNVDNQIAWLQEQGFVDKGFAADAIIAKEYVKAD; from the coding sequence ATGATGAAGTTTGCGCGGCTCGCGCTGGCGGGCCTGTTGGCGATGGCGGCGGGCGGGATGGCACGGGCCGATGATGCGCTCAAGGCAAAAGTTGGCGTGCTGCGGCTGTCATCCTCGGCGCCGGTGTTCATCGCGCAGGACAAGGGCTATTTCCGCGAGGCCGGGCTCGACATCGAGCTGAAATTCTTTGATGCGGCGCAGCCGATCGCGGTGGCGACCACCTCCGGCGACGTCGATTTCGGCATCACGGCTTTCACCGCCGGGCTCTACAATCTCGCCGGCAAGGGCACGCTGAAGGTGATCGGCGGCATGAGCCGCGAGAAGGCCGGCTATCCGCTGATCGGCTATTTCGCCAGCAACAACGCCTATGCGGCGGGGCTGAAGACGCCGAAGGATCTCGCCGGCAAGCGGATCGCGGTGACGCAGGTCGGCTCCAGCTTTCACTATTCGCTGGGGCTGCTCGCCGACAAATACGGCTTCAAGCTTGCGGACGTGAAGGTGATGCCGCTGCAGTCGCTGTCCAATGCCGCCGCGGCGCTGAAGGGCGAAACCGTCGATGCGGCCTTGCTGCCGATCTCGACCGCACGGGCGCTGGTGGATTCCGGTGGCGCCAAGTTTCTTGGTTGGGTCGGCGACGAGACGCCGTGGCAGTTAGGCGCGGTGTTTGCTTCACCGAAGACGCTTGCCAACAAGGCGCTGGTGACGAAGCTTTTGGGCGCGCTGGTGCGAGCCGACCGCGAGTATCACGACGTGATCCTGGCTTCCGTGAAGGACGGCAAGGCCGAGATCAACGACAAGACAAAGCCGCTGCTCGAGATCATCGCCAAATACACCAATCTGCCGGTCGAGCAGGTGGTCGGCAATTGCGCCTATGTCGATCCCGACGGCAAGCTCGACGTCAAGAACGTCGATAACCAGATCGCGTGGCTGCAGGAGCAGGGCTTTGTCGACAAGGGTTTTGCCGCGGATGCGATCATCGCGAAGGAATATGTGAAGGCGGATTGA
- a CDS encoding ABC transporter ATP-binding protein: MDLIADHISHRFGGLDVLDDVSFTVASGEVVAVVGPSGCGKSTLLSILGGLLRPSEGRAELRGAPPENSFNPLTFVFQDFALLPWCTVEANVAFPLVHTALDAAARQAVVDDALRRTGLSDFRGAYPKQLSGGMRQRVGIARALAVRPAILLMDEPLSALDSQTRELLMEDFVRLLADGAMGAVYITHNLEEAVRLADRVVVLSRRPGRVREVVSIPMTRAERGGIDARGKLLTLQNQLWSLIREEAIDAEREVQDA, encoded by the coding sequence ATGGACCTGATCGCCGACCATATCAGTCACCGATTCGGCGGCCTCGACGTGCTCGATGACGTCTCCTTCACCGTCGCCTCCGGCGAGGTGGTTGCGGTCGTCGGGCCTTCCGGCTGTGGCAAGAGCACGCTGCTGTCGATCCTGGGCGGGCTGTTGCGGCCGAGCGAGGGGCGGGCAGAGCTGCGCGGCGCGCCACCGGAGAACAGTTTCAATCCGCTGACCTTCGTGTTCCAGGATTTTGCGCTGCTGCCGTGGTGCACGGTGGAAGCGAATGTCGCGTTTCCGCTGGTTCATACCGCGCTCGATGCCGCCGCGCGTCAGGCCGTCGTCGATGATGCGCTGCGCCGCACCGGCCTGTCTGATTTTCGCGGCGCCTATCCGAAGCAATTGTCCGGCGGCATGCGCCAGCGCGTCGGCATCGCGCGGGCGCTTGCGGTGCGGCCGGCGATTCTTCTGATGGACGAGCCGCTGTCGGCGCTGGATTCTCAGACCCGCGAATTGCTGATGGAGGATTTTGTCCGCCTGCTCGCCGACGGCGCGATGGGCGCGGTCTACATTACGCATAATCTGGAAGAGGCGGTGCGGCTCGCCGACCGCGTGGTCGTGCTGTCGCGCCGGCCCGGCCGCGTGCGCGAGGTCGTGAGCATTCCGATGACGCGTGCCGAACGCGGCGGCATCGATGCCCGCGGCAAACTGCTGACGTTGCAGAACCAGTTGTGGTCGCTGATCCGCGAGGAGGCGATCGACGCCGAGCGCGAGGTTCAAGATGCTTGA
- a CDS encoding ABC transporter permease, producing the protein MLERAPSQDIQQDGSVPRPVAFRGAGFMPGGGRASGWIALALVIAFWQLAGSAGWVNPLFLPAPSAIAVAIYKLAVSGALWQHVSASVVRIGSGWLIGTVAGVIVGFAIGLSTLARGVGITFISALFPIPKIALLPLLILWLGIGEEPKIATIALGVFFSTAISVYSGVDAVPRNLIRMAQSFNVPFHAIVIRVIWPGALPSILAGFRITASVALLLVVSAEMIGAQFGIGAFVLQAGNLMQTDQLLAGVVILSLFGLAVGKAINVLEARLLHWR; encoded by the coding sequence ATGCTTGAGCGCGCGCCCTCGCAGGATATCCAGCAGGACGGGAGCGTTCCGCGGCCGGTCGCCTTCCGCGGTGCGGGTTTTATGCCGGGCGGTGGCCGCGCCTCCGGGTGGATCGCGCTGGCGCTGGTGATCGCGTTCTGGCAACTCGCCGGCAGCGCCGGCTGGGTCAATCCGCTGTTCCTGCCGGCGCCATCGGCGATTGCGGTCGCGATCTACAAGCTCGCCGTCAGTGGTGCACTCTGGCAGCACGTTTCCGCTTCGGTCGTTCGCATCGGCTCAGGCTGGCTGATCGGCACGGTGGCCGGCGTGATCGTCGGTTTTGCAATCGGCCTCTCGACGCTGGCGCGCGGCGTCGGCATTACCTTCATCTCCGCGCTGTTTCCGATCCCGAAGATCGCGCTGCTGCCGCTCCTGATCCTCTGGCTTGGGATCGGCGAAGAGCCGAAGATCGCGACCATTGCGTTGGGTGTGTTCTTCTCCACGGCGATTTCGGTGTATAGCGGCGTCGACGCGGTGCCGCGCAACCTGATCCGAATGGCGCAGAGTTTTAACGTGCCGTTCCATGCCATCGTCATCAGAGTGATCTGGCCCGGCGCGCTGCCCTCGATTCTTGCGGGTTTCCGCATTACGGCGTCGGTGGCGCTGCTCTTGGTAGTGAGTGCGGAAATGATCGGCGCGCAGTTCGGCATCGGCGCCTTCGTGCTGCAGGCCGGCAATCTGATGCAGACCGATCAGCTCCTCGCCGGCGTCGTGATCCTGTCGCTGTTCGGGCTGGCGGTGGGGAAGGCGATCAATGTGCTGGAAGCGCGGTTGTTGCACTGGCGGTAG
- the gtdA gene encoding gentisate 1,2-dioxygenase: MEAVQKTPEREAFYKKIDGDNLSALWNVLGDLVTPEPRSACRPHLWRFDSIRDYMTEAGRLITAKEAERRVLVLENPGLRGQSKVTTSLFAGVQMVVPGDVAPAHRHSQSALRFVLEGKGAHTTVDGERTAMEPGDFIITPSMTWHDHSNETSEPMFWLDGLDIPMVQFFDASFAEGSNEDQQKISKPAGDSFARYGHNLLPVDEKRKSKTSPIFNYPYSYTREALERAKARDEWDACHGLKLKFSNPETGDFAMPTIGTFIQLLPKGFKTARYRSTDATVFAAIEGKGRTRIGDQTFEWGARDLFVVPSWHWVTHEADVDSVLFSFSDRPVQQKIDLFREDRGNA; encoded by the coding sequence ATGGAAGCCGTGCAGAAGACGCCGGAACGCGAGGCGTTCTACAAGAAGATCGACGGCGACAATCTCTCCGCGCTGTGGAACGTGCTGGGCGATCTCGTCACGCCGGAGCCGCGCAGTGCCTGCCGGCCGCATCTCTGGAGATTCGATTCGATCCGCGACTACATGACCGAAGCAGGCCGACTGATCACCGCCAAGGAAGCCGAACGGCGGGTTCTGGTGCTGGAGAATCCGGGGCTGCGCGGCCAGTCCAAGGTCACGACCTCGCTGTTTGCCGGCGTGCAGATGGTGGTTCCGGGCGACGTCGCGCCCGCTCATCGGCATAGCCAGTCGGCCTTGCGCTTCGTGCTCGAAGGCAAGGGCGCCCATACCACCGTCGACGGCGAGCGCACGGCGATGGAGCCCGGCGATTTCATCATCACGCCGTCGATGACCTGGCACGATCATTCCAACGAGACGAGTGAGCCGATGTTCTGGCTCGACGGGCTCGATATCCCGATGGTGCAGTTCTTCGATGCTTCGTTTGCCGAGGGGTCAAACGAGGATCAGCAGAAGATCTCCAAGCCCGCCGGCGACAGCTTCGCGCGCTACGGCCACAATTTGCTGCCGGTCGACGAGAAGCGAAAATCCAAGACCTCGCCGATCTTCAACTATCCCTATAGCTACACCCGCGAGGCGCTGGAGCGCGCCAAGGCACGCGACGAATGGGACGCCTGCCACGGGCTGAAACTGAAATTCTCCAATCCCGAGACAGGCGATTTCGCGATGCCGACGATCGGCACCTTCATTCAGTTATTGCCGAAGGGTTTCAAGACCGCGCGCTACCGCTCCACCGATGCCACCGTGTTCGCCGCGATCGAAGGCAAGGGCCGCACCCGGATCGGCGACCAGACATTCGAATGGGGCGCGCGCGACCTGTTCGTGGTGCCGAGCTGGCACTGGGTCACGCACGAGGCGGACGTTGATTCAGTGCTGTTCTCTTTCTCCGACCGTCCGGTGCAGCAGAAGATCGACCTATTCCGCGAAGACCGCGGCAATGCGTGA
- the maiA gene encoding maleylacetoacetate isomerase: MKLHGYFRSSAAYRVRIALNLKGLTAEHLPHHLRKGEQIAPDYLALNPQGLVPTLEGDDSAVLTQSLAIIEWLDETHPNPPLLPKDPLRRAKVRAFALAIACDIHPVQNLKVLARLRQLGLPEEKVTEWAAWANREGLAACETLIKGKNGPFCFGDTPTVADLCLVPQLANARRFGVEVSAFSRLLEAEAAAKQMKAFTDAAPDRQPDAE, encoded by the coding sequence ATGAAGCTGCATGGCTATTTCCGCAGCAGCGCGGCATATCGCGTCAGGATCGCGCTCAACCTCAAGGGGCTCACGGCAGAGCACCTGCCGCATCACCTTCGCAAGGGCGAACAGATTGCGCCGGACTATCTCGCCCTCAACCCGCAGGGGCTGGTGCCGACGCTGGAGGGCGACGATAGCGCGGTGCTGACCCAGTCGCTGGCCATCATCGAATGGCTGGACGAGACCCATCCCAACCCGCCGCTATTGCCAAAGGATCCGCTGCGCCGCGCAAAGGTGCGGGCCTTTGCGCTGGCGATCGCCTGCGACATCCATCCGGTGCAGAATTTGAAGGTGCTGGCCCGCCTGCGCCAGCTCGGCCTGCCGGAAGAGAAGGTGACGGAGTGGGCGGCTTGGGCCAACCGCGAAGGCCTTGCTGCCTGCGAGACCCTGATCAAGGGCAAGAACGGGCCGTTCTGTTTCGGCGACACGCCGACGGTTGCAGACCTCTGCCTAGTGCCGCAGCTTGCCAATGCGCGGCGCTTCGGCGTCGAGGTTTCGGCCTTTTCCCGCCTGCTCGAGGCGGAAGCCGCGGCAAAGCAAATGAAGGCATTCACCGATGCCGCACCGGACAGGCAGCCCGATGCCGAGTAA
- a CDS encoding MarR family winged helix-turn-helix transcriptional regulator, with product MPSKPSPITMDAVYTAPGYLFRRMQQIAVSIFVEECSAFDLTPVQYAALVAIHTHPGIDATRLSAVIAFDRSTLGNVIERLESKALIERKPSREDKRVKLLYLSKSGAAVLRDIMPSVERAQVRMLQPLKPADRKTLLTLLTQLVDLNNEASRVPLRAEDALEHLGKAG from the coding sequence ATGCCGAGTAAGCCATCCCCCATCACCATGGACGCGGTCTATACCGCGCCCGGCTATCTGTTCCGGCGGATGCAGCAGATCGCGGTCTCTATCTTCGTCGAGGAATGCAGCGCGTTCGACCTGACGCCGGTGCAATATGCGGCGCTGGTCGCGATCCACACCCATCCGGGCATCGATGCCACTCGGCTGTCGGCGGTGATCGCGTTCGACCGCTCGACCCTCGGTAACGTCATCGAGCGGCTGGAGAGCAAGGCGCTGATCGAGCGCAAGCCCTCGCGCGAGGACAAGCGCGTCAAGCTGCTCTATCTCTCGAAATCGGGCGCAGCCGTGCTGCGCGACATCATGCCGTCGGTCGAGCGCGCCCAGGTCAGGATGCTGCAGCCGCTGAAGCCTGCGGACCGCAAGACCCTGCTGACGCTGTTAACGCAACTCGTCGATCTCAACAATGAAGCCTCGCGCGTGCCGCTGCGCGCCGAGGACGCGCTGGAGCATCTGGGGAAGGCGGGGTGA
- a CDS encoding benzoate-CoA ligase family protein codes for MTSEISDLVPRDNPGAREIGFAIPERYNASRILFDNLAAGRGDRLALTGPGGTRTYAELCAEAAQWGHGFQSLGLKRGDRILMFLDDTPAYPAAFFGAVRSGFVPLLINTLTPPELLQFYLSDAGAAVAVAEAEFTSRFNAEACKGTPLQTLVVVNGVAGEHAVPNPVDAAKWLQGFATDLPEADTHRDEMAFWMYSSGSTGRPKGIVHLQHDMAYSEQAFARNVLKLGPDDICFSVPKIFFAYGFGNAITFPFSVGAATLLLPGQPKPAAIFQAIEKFRPTVFYGLPTLYTSLTKAEGAATTDFSSLRMALSAAEVLSAEVFNGWKKLTGLEIIEGLGSTEVLHIYLSNLPEKRKLGAAGLRVPGYEILLRDKDGREVADGEEGILWVRGDSNTPLYWNRPDKSAETIREGGWIYTGDRFMRDADGFHFFRGRADDLVKISGQWVYPLEVELCLAEHPDIRECAVFAAELPDRRMTLKAVVVMNKGEFDSDDATKKLQDYVKAKLLPYKYPREITFIEELPKTGTGKIDRQALMRM; via the coding sequence ATGACCTCAGAAATTTCCGATTTGGTCCCCCGCGACAATCCGGGCGCGCGCGAGATCGGCTTTGCGATCCCGGAACGCTATAACGCGAGCCGCATCCTGTTCGATAATCTCGCGGCCGGCCGCGGCGACCGGCTGGCGCTGACCGGCCCCGGCGGCACGCGCACTTATGCAGAGCTCTGCGCGGAGGCCGCGCAATGGGGCCACGGCTTTCAGTCGCTGGGCTTGAAGCGCGGCGACCGCATCCTGATGTTCCTCGACGACACGCCGGCCTACCCGGCGGCATTTTTCGGCGCGGTGCGCTCCGGCTTCGTGCCGCTGTTGATCAACACGCTGACGCCGCCGGAGCTCCTGCAGTTCTATCTCTCGGACGCGGGCGCAGCGGTAGCGGTCGCGGAGGCCGAGTTTACGTCGCGGTTCAACGCGGAGGCCTGCAAGGGTACGCCGTTACAAACCCTTGTTGTGGTCAATGGCGTAGCGGGCGAGCACGCCGTGCCGAACCCGGTCGACGCGGCGAAGTGGCTGCAAGGCTTCGCCACCGATCTTCCGGAAGCCGACACCCACCGCGACGAGATGGCGTTCTGGATGTATTCGTCGGGCTCGACCGGCCGCCCCAAGGGCATCGTGCATCTGCAGCACGACATGGCCTACAGCGAGCAGGCGTTTGCCCGCAACGTGCTCAAGCTCGGGCCGGACGACATCTGCTTCTCGGTGCCGAAGATTTTCTTCGCCTACGGTTTCGGCAACGCCATCACCTTCCCGTTCTCGGTCGGCGCGGCGACGCTCTTGCTGCCCGGCCAGCCAAAGCCAGCAGCGATCTTCCAGGCGATCGAAAAATTCCGGCCCACCGTGTTCTATGGATTGCCGACGCTCTACACCTCGCTGACCAAGGCCGAGGGTGCGGCGACAACCGATTTCTCGTCGCTGCGGATGGCGCTGTCGGCGGCCGAAGTCTTATCGGCGGAAGTGTTCAACGGCTGGAAAAAGCTGACGGGGCTCGAGATCATCGAAGGGCTCGGCTCGACGGAAGTCCTGCACATCTATCTCTCCAACCTTCCCGAGAAGAGAAAACTCGGCGCCGCGGGCCTGCGCGTGCCCGGCTATGAGATCCTGCTCAGGGACAAGGACGGCCGCGAAGTCGCCGACGGCGAGGAAGGTATCTTGTGGGTGCGCGGCGATTCCAACACGCCGCTGTACTGGAACCGGCCGGACAAGTCGGCCGAGACCATTCGCGAGGGTGGCTGGATCTACACCGGCGACCGCTTCATGCGCGATGCCGACGGCTTCCATTTCTTCCGCGGCCGCGCCGACGACCTGGTCAAGATATCAGGCCAATGGGTTTACCCGCTGGAGGTCGAGCTCTGTCTTGCTGAGCATCCCGACATCAGGGAATGCGCGGTGTTTGCGGCCGAACTGCCGGACCGCCGGATGACCCTGAAGGCGGTGGTGGTGATGAACAAGGGCGAGTTCGACAGCGATGATGCGACGAAGAAGCTGCAGGATTACGTCAAGGCAAAGCTGCTGCCTTACAAATATCCGCGCGAGATCACCTTCATCGAGGAACTGCCGAAGACCGGCACTGGCAAGATCGACCGGCAAGCGCTGATGAGGATGTAA
- a CDS encoding FAD-dependent monooxygenase encodes MRIAVIGGGPGGLYFAYLWKRRHPDAQIDLFEQNPEGATWGFGVVFSEQALEFLRADDPETVDAITPRMESWKNITLDLRGESVEIDGVGFSSIGRLELLTILQQRVRAAGVAARYDTTIQSIDELGEYDLIVAADGLNSLVRRGFEKEFGATVSHSTNKFAWYGTSKRFATLSQTFVKTDLGFFNAHHYRYSPAMSTFLVECDAATWQAYGFEHKTIEQSQAICEEIFAETLDGHPLVSNKSVWRNFPWIWNEDWSHRNMVLIGDALHTAHFSIGSGTRLAIEDAIALTKALEAEHDVPAGLARYQAERKPIVQKLVTAARTSADWYEHFPEHMKLDLMDFAYSYITRSGRIADARLRAMSPEFMRRYEAAKEIGSQA; translated from the coding sequence GTGCGTATCGCCGTCATTGGCGGAGGCCCCGGCGGCCTCTACTTCGCCTATCTCTGGAAGCGCCGTCATCCGGACGCGCAAATTGACCTGTTCGAACAGAACCCCGAAGGCGCGACCTGGGGGTTTGGCGTGGTGTTCTCCGAACAGGCGCTGGAATTCTTGCGCGCCGACGACCCCGAGACGGTCGACGCCATTACGCCGCGGATGGAGAGCTGGAAGAACATCACGCTCGATCTGCGTGGTGAAAGCGTCGAGATCGACGGCGTCGGTTTCTCCTCGATCGGCCGGCTCGAACTACTCACCATCCTGCAGCAGCGCGTGCGCGCGGCAGGCGTGGCGGCGCGATACGACACCACGATCCAGTCGATCGACGAACTCGGCGAATACGACTTGATCGTCGCCGCCGACGGGCTGAACTCGCTGGTGCGCCGCGGCTTTGAGAAGGAATTCGGCGCCACGGTTTCGCACTCGACCAACAAATTCGCCTGGTACGGCACCAGCAAACGCTTTGCCACGCTGTCGCAGACGTTCGTGAAGACCGACCTGGGGTTCTTCAACGCGCACCACTACCGCTATTCGCCCGCCATGAGCACGTTCCTGGTCGAATGCGATGCGGCGACCTGGCAGGCCTATGGCTTCGAGCACAAGACGATCGAACAGTCGCAGGCGATCTGCGAAGAAATTTTTGCAGAGACCCTCGACGGTCACCCCCTGGTGTCGAACAAATCGGTGTGGCGCAATTTTCCCTGGATCTGGAACGAGGATTGGTCGCACCGCAACATGGTGCTGATCGGAGACGCCTTGCACACTGCGCATTTCTCGATCGGCTCAGGCACGCGGCTCGCCATCGAGGACGCGATCGCGCTAACCAAAGCGCTGGAAGCGGAACACGATGTTCCCGCAGGCCTCGCCCGCTACCAGGCCGAACGCAAGCCGATCGTGCAGAAGCTGGTGACGGCGGCGCGCACCAGCGCCGACTGGTACGAACACTTCCCCGAACACATGAAGCTCGACCTGATGGACTTTGCCTACAGCTACATCACCCGCTCCGGGCGGATCGCTGACGCGCGGCTGCGCGCGATGTCGCCGGAATTCATGAGGCGTTACGAGGCAGCGAAAGAAATCGGGAGCCAGGCATGA
- a CDS encoding cysteine rich repeat-containing protein, with the protein MINTVTRARMLGPLLAAATFAIAAPVLAQAPSQAQRDAIKSQCRSDYMARCSSVPPGGEAALQCLQKNMSSLSSSCQSAVRAVEPPAAAPAKPAEAAKPADPAKPAETAAPKSAAPAAATAAPAKSAEPKAAAPAAGQPSSAQISAIRSACRSDYPKVCAGVPTGGASAVQCLEKNKGKLSAACEKAVAAATGGAAATAGAAPAAAAPAAAGPAPAAAAAPTAIVLRPMRPREELFVLRSACGADVRTICGDVPAGGGRIVQCLATNAAQLSPACKDVLSQFAAR; encoded by the coding sequence ATGATCAACACGGTGACGCGCGCGAGAATGCTTGGACCATTACTTGCAGCCGCGACATTCGCAATTGCAGCACCCGTGCTTGCGCAGGCGCCGAGCCAGGCGCAACGCGACGCGATCAAGTCGCAGTGTCGTTCGGACTACATGGCGCGTTGCTCCAGCGTGCCGCCGGGCGGCGAGGCCGCGCTGCAATGCCTGCAGAAGAACATGTCGAGCCTTTCATCGAGCTGCCAGAGCGCCGTGCGCGCGGTGGAACCACCGGCAGCCGCGCCTGCCAAGCCGGCGGAGGCGGCTAAGCCCGCCGACCCCGCCAAGCCGGCCGAGACCGCAGCACCGAAATCCGCAGCGCCTGCTGCCGCAACGGCGGCGCCGGCCAAGTCCGCTGAGCCAAAGGCTGCCGCCCCTGCTGCCGGACAACCGTCCAGCGCCCAGATCTCCGCGATCCGCAGCGCGTGCCGCTCCGATTATCCGAAGGTCTGCGCGGGCGTGCCGACCGGTGGCGCGTCGGCAGTGCAATGCCTGGAAAAGAACAAGGGGAAACTCTCGGCCGCTTGCGAGAAGGCCGTCGCTGCCGCGACTGGCGGGGCTGCGGCTACAGCGGGGGCGGCACCCGCGGCCGCGGCGCCGGCAGCCGCCGGCCCAGCACCGGCCGCTGCAGCAGCGCCGACGGCGATCGTGCTGCGGCCGATGCGGCCCCGCGAAGAACTATTCGTGCTGCGATCGGCCTGCGGCGCCGACGTGCGCACGATTTGCGGCGACGTGCCCGCTGGCGGCGGCCGGATCGTGCAGTGTCTTGCAACCAATGCCGCCCAGCTTTCGCCGGCCTGCAAGGACGTTTTGTCCCAATTCGCGGCACGATAG